The Primulina huaijiensis isolate GDHJ02 chromosome 17, ASM1229523v2, whole genome shotgun sequence genome window below encodes:
- the LOC140962384 gene encoding peptide-N(4)-(N-acetyl-beta-glucosaminyl)asparagine amidase isoform X4 — MEKPAVDFEKSDEELARMLQAEEDALMMQHFISSENTTQVEQKLRPYVDQVLMYEELYRQEAARKTVPVDKLEEKAEVALAREGNFSPTKDELDHAFLLQLLFWFKQSFRWVNAPPCDSCNNDTINQGMGTANHSELQFRASRVEIYRCKSCSTITRFPRYSDPLKLLETRKGRCGEWANCFTLYCRAFGYDSRLILDFTDHLWTECFSPFLGRWMHLDPCEGIYDNPLLYEKGWNKELSYVFALSRNGVYDVTKRYTRKWHEVLSRRVLTTEPTLAAILSNITGELRRNLASEMRLKLDDNDKSEAEELERNLFSIDDASVSLPGRQSGDKAWRLSRAEFVSDNHCSMSSSSCPVRRCVDEHVTKIYNAFSPVIYQLAEHASNKFRATEILETFKRILISLKNSSFRIRRTEINPLSTNSLFCKMIPSFGQLFDALSLKTEAVVDGTIDLCIASDPVKTSLALPVIFHALDDLILNVNNCKTLNKSLHWPLLKLNRICSGFVLASGEELPFGIRISIMTINKATSAFDGIRMSKWEEPNGATGCWITYKTSDNQRHELVAYELMSANDAPERDPKDWVIEGSADGGTSWNILDEQTSQEFVKRYQRKTYEIRSPTFLANAFRFRFIAVRDAKSTSKFQIGSIDLYARTDAITGVK, encoded by the exons GCAGAAGAAGACGCGTTAATGATGCAACATTTTATTTCAAGTGAAAATACAACACAAGTCGAGCAGAAGCTTCGGCCCTATGTTGACCAAGTTTTAATG TATGAGGAGCTGTATCGACAGGAGGCTGCTAGAAAGACGGTACCTGTGGACAAACTTGAGGAGAAAGCAGAGGTTGCATTGGCCAGG GAAGGAAACTTCAGTCCTACTAAAGATGAACTTGATCATGCATTCCTGCTGCAGCTGCTCTTCTGGTTCAAGCAATCTTTCAG GTGGGTAAATGCTCCTCCATGTGACAGTTGCAACAATGACACAATCAATCAGGGAATGGGCACTGCAAATCATTCGGAATTACAATTCAGAGCATCTAGAGTTGAAATTTACCG CTGCAAGTCATGCTCCACCATCACCCGCTTCCCTAGATATAGTGATCCATTGAAG CTTCTAGAAACGAGAAAGGGGAGATGTGGTGAGTGGGCTAATTGTTTCACACTATATTGTCGAGCGTTTGGCTATGATTCTCGGTTG ATCTTGGATTTCACAGATCATCTTTGGACTGAGTGCTTCTCTCCGTTTTTGGGAAG ATGGATGCATCTTGATCCATGTGAAGGAATTTATGACAATCCACTACTATATGAGAAAGG GTGGAATAAGGAATTGAGCTATGTATTCGCCCTATCTAGAAATGGTGTCTATGATGTCACCAAGCGATACACTAGAAAGTGGCACGag GTATTGTCTAGAAGAGTTCTAACTACTGAGCCAACTTTGGCAGCTATTTTAAGCAATATAACAGGAGAACTTCGCCGGAACCTTGCTTCTGAGATGCGCTTAAAGCTTGATGATAATGACAAGAGTGAAGCAGAAGAACTTGAGAGGAACTTGTTTTCTATAGATGATGCTTCAGTATCACTTCCTGGAAGACAAAGTGGGGATAAAGCTTGGCGCTTATCAAGAGCAGAATTTGTCTCTGACAACCATTGTTCTATGAGTTCTTCGTCCTGTCCAGTTCGTAGATGCGTAGATGAGCATGTGACAAAAATATACAATGCATTTTCACCGGTCATTTATCAGTTAGCAGAGCATGCATCTAACAAATTTAGAGCAACTGAAATCCTTgaaacatttaaaagaattttgattAGCCTGAAGAACTCCTCTTTCAGAATCAGGAGAACTGAGATAAATCCATTGTCGACTAATTCATTGTTCTGTAAGATGATTCCCTCTTTTGGTCAATTGTTTGATGCCCTCTCATTGAAGACTGAAGCGGTTGTCGATGGAactattgatttatgtatagCTTCTGATCCAGTTAAAACATCCCTGGCACTCCCAGTTATCTTTCATGCGCTGGATGATTTAATCCTTAATGTTAATAATTGTAAAACATTGAACAAGTCTCTACATTGGCCACTTCTGAAGTTGAACAGAATATGTTCTGGTTTCGTGCTTGCAAGCGGCGAGGAGCTCCCTTTCGGAATA AGAATTTCTATCATGACAATCAATAAGGCCACATCTGCATTTGATGGAATTCGCATGTCCAAGTGGGAAGAACCAAATGGTGCAACAG GTTGTTGGATCACGTATAAAACGTCTGATAACCAAAGGCATGAGCTAGTTGCTTATGAGTTAATGTCAGCCAATGATGCTCCAGAGAGAGATCCAAAGGACTG GGTCATAGAAGGTAGCGCAGATGGAGGTACAAGCTGGAACATTCTGGATGAGCAAACTTCACAGGAGTTTGTCAAGCGCTACCAGCGGAAAACATATGAGATCAGGTCGCCAACATTCTTGGCAAATGCTTTCAG gTTTAGATTTATTGCGGTGCGAGATGCAAAATCAACTTCAAAGTTCCAAATTGGTAGCATTGACTTGTATGCGAGGACAGATGCTATTACTGGAGTGAAATGA
- the LOC140962384 gene encoding peptide-N(4)-(N-acetyl-beta-glucosaminyl)asparagine amidase isoform X5, with product MMQHFISSENTTQVEQKLRPYVDQVLMYEELYRQEAARKTVPVDKLEEKAEVALAREGNFSPTKDELDHAFLLQLLFWFKQSFRWVNAPPCDSCNNDTINQGMGTANHSELQFRASRVEIYRCKSCSTITRFPRYSDPLKLLETRKGRCGEWANCFTLYCRAFGYDSRLILDFTDHLWTECFSPFLGRWMHLDPCEGIYDNPLLYEKGWNKELSYVFALSRNGVYDVTKRYTRKWHEVLSRRVLTTEPTLAAILSNITGELRRNLASEMRLKLDDNDKSEAEELERNLFSIDDASVSLPGRQSGDKAWRLSRAEFVSDNHCSMSSSSCPVRRCVDEHVTKIYNAFSPVIYQLAEHASNKFRATEILETFKRILISLKNSSFRIRRTEINPLSTNSLFCKMIPSFGQLFDALSLKTEAVVDGTIDLCIASDPVKTSLALPVIFHALDDLILNVNNCKTLNKSLHWPLLKLNRICSGFVLASGEELPFGIRISIMTINKATSAFDGIRMSKWEEPNGATGCWITYKTSDNQRHELVAYELMSANDAPERDPKDWVIEGSADGGTSWNILDEQTSQEFVKRYQRKTYEIRSPTFLANAFRFRFIAVRDAKSTSKFQIGSIDLYARTDAITGVK from the exons ATGATGCAACATTTTATTTCAAGTGAAAATACAACACAAGTCGAGCAGAAGCTTCGGCCCTATGTTGACCAAGTTTTAATG TATGAGGAGCTGTATCGACAGGAGGCTGCTAGAAAGACGGTACCTGTGGACAAACTTGAGGAGAAAGCAGAGGTTGCATTGGCCAGG GAAGGAAACTTCAGTCCTACTAAAGATGAACTTGATCATGCATTCCTGCTGCAGCTGCTCTTCTGGTTCAAGCAATCTTTCAG GTGGGTAAATGCTCCTCCATGTGACAGTTGCAACAATGACACAATCAATCAGGGAATGGGCACTGCAAATCATTCGGAATTACAATTCAGAGCATCTAGAGTTGAAATTTACCG CTGCAAGTCATGCTCCACCATCACCCGCTTCCCTAGATATAGTGATCCATTGAAG CTTCTAGAAACGAGAAAGGGGAGATGTGGTGAGTGGGCTAATTGTTTCACACTATATTGTCGAGCGTTTGGCTATGATTCTCGGTTG ATCTTGGATTTCACAGATCATCTTTGGACTGAGTGCTTCTCTCCGTTTTTGGGAAG ATGGATGCATCTTGATCCATGTGAAGGAATTTATGACAATCCACTACTATATGAGAAAGG GTGGAATAAGGAATTGAGCTATGTATTCGCCCTATCTAGAAATGGTGTCTATGATGTCACCAAGCGATACACTAGAAAGTGGCACGag GTATTGTCTAGAAGAGTTCTAACTACTGAGCCAACTTTGGCAGCTATTTTAAGCAATATAACAGGAGAACTTCGCCGGAACCTTGCTTCTGAGATGCGCTTAAAGCTTGATGATAATGACAAGAGTGAAGCAGAAGAACTTGAGAGGAACTTGTTTTCTATAGATGATGCTTCAGTATCACTTCCTGGAAGACAAAGTGGGGATAAAGCTTGGCGCTTATCAAGAGCAGAATTTGTCTCTGACAACCATTGTTCTATGAGTTCTTCGTCCTGTCCAGTTCGTAGATGCGTAGATGAGCATGTGACAAAAATATACAATGCATTTTCACCGGTCATTTATCAGTTAGCAGAGCATGCATCTAACAAATTTAGAGCAACTGAAATCCTTgaaacatttaaaagaattttgattAGCCTGAAGAACTCCTCTTTCAGAATCAGGAGAACTGAGATAAATCCATTGTCGACTAATTCATTGTTCTGTAAGATGATTCCCTCTTTTGGTCAATTGTTTGATGCCCTCTCATTGAAGACTGAAGCGGTTGTCGATGGAactattgatttatgtatagCTTCTGATCCAGTTAAAACATCCCTGGCACTCCCAGTTATCTTTCATGCGCTGGATGATTTAATCCTTAATGTTAATAATTGTAAAACATTGAACAAGTCTCTACATTGGCCACTTCTGAAGTTGAACAGAATATGTTCTGGTTTCGTGCTTGCAAGCGGCGAGGAGCTCCCTTTCGGAATA AGAATTTCTATCATGACAATCAATAAGGCCACATCTGCATTTGATGGAATTCGCATGTCCAAGTGGGAAGAACCAAATGGTGCAACAG GTTGTTGGATCACGTATAAAACGTCTGATAACCAAAGGCATGAGCTAGTTGCTTATGAGTTAATGTCAGCCAATGATGCTCCAGAGAGAGATCCAAAGGACTG GGTCATAGAAGGTAGCGCAGATGGAGGTACAAGCTGGAACATTCTGGATGAGCAAACTTCACAGGAGTTTGTCAAGCGCTACCAGCGGAAAACATATGAGATCAGGTCGCCAACATTCTTGGCAAATGCTTTCAG gTTTAGATTTATTGCGGTGCGAGATGCAAAATCAACTTCAAAGTTCCAAATTGGTAGCATTGACTTGTATGCGAGGACAGATGCTATTACTGGAGTGAAATGA
- the LOC140963458 gene encoding uncharacterized protein: protein MSVEFVDGQTVVDFVNDSEAFEKCVNEKFETLDSDRDGVLSRDELQKRIGKLSSTELELQSRDEIASLYDVLFDKFDESRSGSIDRKGFVNLAREIMLAKARGIGNSPVSIILQEDSLLMKAVLRAKA from the coding sequence ATGAGCGTTGAATTTGTGGACGGCCAGACGGTTGTGGATTTCGTGAACGATTCCGAGGCTTTCGAGAAATGCGTGAACGAGAAATTCGAAACGCTCGATTCCGATCGGGACGGCGTTCTCTCGCGCGACGAGCTTCAGAAACGGATCGGGAAGCTCTCGTCCACTGAGCTGGAGCTGCAGTCGAGGGATGAAATCGCGAGCCTCTACGACGTCTTGTTCGACAAATTCGACGAGAGCCGGAGCGGATCCATCGATCGAAAAGGATTCGTGAATTTGGCGAGGGAGATCATGCTTGCCAAAGCTCGAGGAATCGGGAATTCACCTGTTTCGATTATCCTGCAGGAAGATAGTTTGCTTATGAAAGCTGTTCTACGCGCCAAGGCATGA
- the LOC140963154 gene encoding aspartyl protease family protein 1-like, whose translation MMNICCNSMAKDFVLIALIVIIINTSRSEAFGTFGLDIHHRYSETVKGFLDLNGLPEKDSLEYFAAMAHRDQFFKTRHLHRRNLAETAPPATPLTFSSGNATYHLSSLGFLHYAIVAVGNPKVNFIVALDTGSDLFWLPCECTRCARSWNSTNGPVPLNQYSLNASSSSEVVPCNSPSCGLNRGCFLKLNACAYKEEYLSSNTSSSGILVDDVLHLATADSALLPVQAPITLGCGIIQTGDFLENAAPNGLFGLGMDNVSVPSTLASKGITSNSFSMCFSPDGRGRIEFGDKGSSDQKTTPFNLRQLHPTYNVTVTQLTVGKQVVDVEFSAIFDTGTSFTYLNDPAYSAIADSFNSQITDEPRYVPQTKIIFDYCYQLSATQNSYLYPRLNFTMKGGNPFYITAPTIVIPTREGGHAFCLAMVKSENVNIIGQNFMSGYHITFDREDMVLGWKEANCYDSRNNGSPTVPVNNGNSTNTPPSPPSVLEPQPRPNRTRSSSPPPPPPPPPRLLFGSSNTGPSSSSFMDKFLLAIFSLVFHHFLIVS comes from the exons ATGATGAATATATGTTGTAATTCAATGGCCAAGGATTTTGTTTTGATAGCATTGATTGTGATTATTATTAATACGAGTCGGAGTGAGGCATTCGGGACCTTTGGGCTTGATATACACCACAGATATTCTGAAACTGTGAAGGGATTTTTGGATTTAAATGGATTGCCGGAGAAGGATAGCCTTGAGTACTTCGCAGCCATGGCCCATCGTGATCAGTTCTTCAAGACCCGCCACCTCCACCGCCGCAACCTGGCGGAAACAGCTCCTCCGGCTACCCCTCTCACTTTCTCGTCGGGAAACGCTACTTACCATCTCAGCTCTCTGGGATT CTTGCACTACGCAATTGTTGCTGTGGGTAACCCGAAAGTGAACTTTATCGTAGCACTCGACACCGGCAGCGATCTCTTCTGGTTGCCATGTGAGTGTACTCGTTGTGCACGTTCCTGGAACTCGACCAACGGACCG GTTCCTCTGAACCAATATAGTCTTAATGCATCATCAAGTAGCGAGGTCGTGCCGTGTAACAGCCCTTCGTGCGGACTGAACAGAGGGTGCTTCCTTAAGCTCAACGCTTGCGCCTATAAAGAGGAATATCTTTCGAGCAACACGTCTTCTTCCGGTATATTGGTAGATGATGTGTTGCATTTGGCTACGGCCGACAGTGCTCTACTACCCGTTCAAGCCCCAATCACATTAGG ATGTGGAATAATTCAAACCGGTGATTTCTTGGAAAACGCAGCTCCTAATGGTCTATTCGGGCTTGGAATGGACAATGTATCTGTTCCAAGCACTTTAGCCAGCAAAGGGATTACGTCAAATTCTTTTTCCATGTGTTTCAGCCCAGATGGACGTGGAAGAATCGAATTTGGTGATAAAGGGAGTTCGGATCAAAAAACAACTCCATTCAATCTTCGACAATTACA CCCGACTTACAACGTCACCGTGACACAATTAACCGTGGGGAAACAGGTCGTCGATGTCGAGTTCTCAGCAATCTTTGATACAGGCACCTCGTTTACATACCTGAATGACCCTGCATACTCAGCTATAGCAGATAGC TTTAATTCTCAGATAACCGACGAACCACGCTACGTCCCACAAACCAAGATTATTTTCGACTATTGTTATCAACTTAG TGCAACACAAAATAGCTATCTCTATCCAAGGTTGAACTTTACCATGAAAGGTGGAAACCCGTTCTACATTACCGCACCAACGATTGTGATTCCCACCAGG GAGGGTGGGCATGCTTTCTGTTTGGCTATGGTCAAAAGTGAGAATGTTAATATCATCGGAC AGAATTTCATGAGTGGATACCACATAACCTTTGATCGTGAGGATATGGTTCTGGGGTGGAAAGAAGCAAACT GTTATGATTCAAGAAACAACGGATCACCCACCGTACCAGTAAACAATGGCAACTCAACTAACACTCCGCCGTCGCCGCCTTCTGTCTTGGAGCCTCAACCTAGGCCTAACAGAACTCGTTCCTCTTCACCGCCACCACCGCCACCGCCACCACCGAGGTTGTTGTTTGGTAGCAGTAACACGGGCCCGAGCTCAAGTTCTTTCATGGACAAATTCCTTCTGGCCATATTTTCCCTTGTTTTCCATCACTTTCTCATTGTTTCTTGA
- the LOC140962854 gene encoding E3 ubiquitin-protein ligase RFI2-like isoform X1 — protein sequence MGLGDLGILDDGDEGGGGEGKAAAAAAAAVSCSICLEAVMDNGDRSWAKLQCGHQFHLDCIGSAFNIKGAMQCPNCRKIEKGQWLYANGSRPISDFNMEDWAHDDDLYDLSYSEMSFGVHWCPFSGLTRLPTSFDEGEFTPSAYHDLLGHHAIFGDHTPVSSSAHPCPYIAYFGPIHPSSASNGSVSDGSSFNHHWSGHSVPSEVPSSYAFPSMDSRFQSWDHFSPFGASSRIGAADQPSIPTVNLRAARHTSDVPRPGMHPFVVGHRLFNTDTYSCSSARAPSSVTSSMLPPYPGAVARNRDRAPSLQAYFQQSNSNPAARTSLGRRSGNNRGGLAQVAPISSSSDQSSGFYFFSSGSSGRTSFQEPESTQHQDRFRPWEREHQLPFPLNPTDRDSIWGPFHPPASGSETGIRSNGYRQRYGSERMPPNRS from the exons ATGGGATTGGGAGATTTGGGAATTCTCGACGATGGCGATGAAGGTGGAGGCGGCGAAGGAaaggcggcggcggcggcggcggcggcggtgtCTTGTTCGATTTGCTTAGAGGCGGTGATGGATAACGGTGATAGATCTTGGGCTAAGCTTCAATGTGGTCATCAATTTCACCTAG ATTGCATTGGTTCGGCCTTCAACATTAAGGGAGCAATGCAATGTCCCAACTGTCGGAAAATCGAGAAAGGACAATGGCTTTATGCCAATGGTAGTCGTCCGATATCTGACTTTAACATGGAGGATTGGGCTCATGATGATGATCTATATGATCTAAGCTATTCTGAGATG TCATTTGGAGTTCACTGGTGTCCATTCAGTGGCTTAACAAGGCTCCCGACATCCTTTGA TGAAGGAGAATTTACGCCAAGTGCAT ATCATGATCTTCTTGGACATCATGCCATCTTTGGTGATCATACACCTGTCTCATCCTCAGCTCATCCGTGCCCATACATTGCATATTTTGGGCCCATCCATCCATCTTCTGCATCAAACGGAAGTGTTTCTGATGGATCTAGTTTCAATCATCATTGGAGTGGCCATTCGGTTCCAAGTGAAGTCCCCAGTTCCTATGCTTTCCCTTCTATGGATAGTCGCTTTCAAAGTTGGGACCATTTTTCTCCTTTTGGTGCAAGTAGCCGCATAGGTGCTGCAGATCAACCTTCAATTCCAACTGTGAATCTGAGAGCAGCTAGGCATACATCTGATGTCCCAAGACCTGGAATGCACCCCTTTGTCGTTGGTCATAG GTTATTTAATACTGACACATATTCCTGCAGTTCTGCTAGAGCTCCCAGCTCAGTTACGTCATCAATGCTTCCCCCTTACCCCGGTGCTGTTGCTCGAAATCGTGATCGTGCCCCATCCCTTCAAGCATATTTTCAGCAATCCAATAGCAATCCAGCTGCACGAACTTCTCTTGGACGAAGATCCGGAAATAATAGAGGAGGTCTAGCTCAAGTTGCACCTATCAGCTCTTCATCAGATCAGTCAAGTGGCTTTTACTTCTTTTCATCTGGTTCATCTGGAAGAACATCCTTCCAAGAACCCGAAAGCACCCAGCATCAGGATCGATTTCGTCCTTGGGAGAGGGAACACCAACTTCCCTTCCCTTTGAACCCCACCGACCGTGATTCAATATGGGGGCCGTTCCACCCACCGGCTAGCGGATCTGAAACTGGAATCAGATCCAACGGTTACCGCCAGAGGTATGGATCCGAGAGGATGCCACCAAATCGGTCATAG
- the LOC140962854 gene encoding E3 ubiquitin-protein ligase RFI2-like isoform X2, with amino-acid sequence MGLGDLGILDDGDEGGGGEGKAAAAAAAAVSCSICLEAVMDNGDRSWAKLQCGHQFHLDCIGSAFNIKGAMQCPNCRKIEKGQWLYANGSRPISDFNMEDWAHDDDLYDLSYSEMSFGVHWCPFSGLTRLPTSFDEGEFTPSAYHDLLGHHAIFGDHTPVSSSAHPCPYIAYFGPIHPSSASNGSVSDGSSFNHHWSGHSVPSEVPSSYAFPSMDSRFQSWDHFSPFGASSRIGAADQPSIPTVNLRAARHTSDVPRPGMHPFVVGHSSARAPSSVTSSMLPPYPGAVARNRDRAPSLQAYFQQSNSNPAARTSLGRRSGNNRGGLAQVAPISSSSDQSSGFYFFSSGSSGRTSFQEPESTQHQDRFRPWEREHQLPFPLNPTDRDSIWGPFHPPASGSETGIRSNGYRQRYGSERMPPNRS; translated from the exons ATGGGATTGGGAGATTTGGGAATTCTCGACGATGGCGATGAAGGTGGAGGCGGCGAAGGAaaggcggcggcggcggcggcggcggcggtgtCTTGTTCGATTTGCTTAGAGGCGGTGATGGATAACGGTGATAGATCTTGGGCTAAGCTTCAATGTGGTCATCAATTTCACCTAG ATTGCATTGGTTCGGCCTTCAACATTAAGGGAGCAATGCAATGTCCCAACTGTCGGAAAATCGAGAAAGGACAATGGCTTTATGCCAATGGTAGTCGTCCGATATCTGACTTTAACATGGAGGATTGGGCTCATGATGATGATCTATATGATCTAAGCTATTCTGAGATG TCATTTGGAGTTCACTGGTGTCCATTCAGTGGCTTAACAAGGCTCCCGACATCCTTTGA TGAAGGAGAATTTACGCCAAGTGCAT ATCATGATCTTCTTGGACATCATGCCATCTTTGGTGATCATACACCTGTCTCATCCTCAGCTCATCCGTGCCCATACATTGCATATTTTGGGCCCATCCATCCATCTTCTGCATCAAACGGAAGTGTTTCTGATGGATCTAGTTTCAATCATCATTGGAGTGGCCATTCGGTTCCAAGTGAAGTCCCCAGTTCCTATGCTTTCCCTTCTATGGATAGTCGCTTTCAAAGTTGGGACCATTTTTCTCCTTTTGGTGCAAGTAGCCGCATAGGTGCTGCAGATCAACCTTCAATTCCAACTGTGAATCTGAGAGCAGCTAGGCATACATCTGATGTCCCAAGACCTGGAATGCACCCCTTTGTCGTTGGTCATAG TTCTGCTAGAGCTCCCAGCTCAGTTACGTCATCAATGCTTCCCCCTTACCCCGGTGCTGTTGCTCGAAATCGTGATCGTGCCCCATCCCTTCAAGCATATTTTCAGCAATCCAATAGCAATCCAGCTGCACGAACTTCTCTTGGACGAAGATCCGGAAATAATAGAGGAGGTCTAGCTCAAGTTGCACCTATCAGCTCTTCATCAGATCAGTCAAGTGGCTTTTACTTCTTTTCATCTGGTTCATCTGGAAGAACATCCTTCCAAGAACCCGAAAGCACCCAGCATCAGGATCGATTTCGTCCTTGGGAGAGGGAACACCAACTTCCCTTCCCTTTGAACCCCACCGACCGTGATTCAATATGGGGGCCGTTCCACCCACCGGCTAGCGGATCTGAAACTGGAATCAGATCCAACGGTTACCGCCAGAGGTATGGATCCGAGAGGATGCCACCAAATCGGTCATAG
- the LOC140962854 gene encoding E3 ubiquitin-protein ligase RFI2-like isoform X3 encodes MGLGDLGILDDGDEGGGGEGKAAAAAAAAVSCSICLEAVMDNGDRSWAKLQCGHQFHLDCIGSAFNIKGAMQCPNCRKIEKGQWLYANGSRPISDFNMEDWAHDDDLYDLSYSEMSFGVHWCPFSGLTRLPTSFDEGEFTPSAYHDLLGHHAIFGDHTPVSSSAHPCPYIAYFGPIHPSSASNGSVSDGSSFNHHWSGHSVPSEVPSSYAFPSMDSRFQSWDHFSPFGASSRIGAADQPSIPTVNLRAARHTSDVPRPGMHPFVVGHRAPSSVTSSMLPPYPGAVARNRDRAPSLQAYFQQSNSNPAARTSLGRRSGNNRGGLAQVAPISSSSDQSSGFYFFSSGSSGRTSFQEPESTQHQDRFRPWEREHQLPFPLNPTDRDSIWGPFHPPASGSETGIRSNGYRQRYGSERMPPNRS; translated from the exons ATGGGATTGGGAGATTTGGGAATTCTCGACGATGGCGATGAAGGTGGAGGCGGCGAAGGAaaggcggcggcggcggcggcggcggcggtgtCTTGTTCGATTTGCTTAGAGGCGGTGATGGATAACGGTGATAGATCTTGGGCTAAGCTTCAATGTGGTCATCAATTTCACCTAG ATTGCATTGGTTCGGCCTTCAACATTAAGGGAGCAATGCAATGTCCCAACTGTCGGAAAATCGAGAAAGGACAATGGCTTTATGCCAATGGTAGTCGTCCGATATCTGACTTTAACATGGAGGATTGGGCTCATGATGATGATCTATATGATCTAAGCTATTCTGAGATG TCATTTGGAGTTCACTGGTGTCCATTCAGTGGCTTAACAAGGCTCCCGACATCCTTTGA TGAAGGAGAATTTACGCCAAGTGCAT ATCATGATCTTCTTGGACATCATGCCATCTTTGGTGATCATACACCTGTCTCATCCTCAGCTCATCCGTGCCCATACATTGCATATTTTGGGCCCATCCATCCATCTTCTGCATCAAACGGAAGTGTTTCTGATGGATCTAGTTTCAATCATCATTGGAGTGGCCATTCGGTTCCAAGTGAAGTCCCCAGTTCCTATGCTTTCCCTTCTATGGATAGTCGCTTTCAAAGTTGGGACCATTTTTCTCCTTTTGGTGCAAGTAGCCGCATAGGTGCTGCAGATCAACCTTCAATTCCAACTGTGAATCTGAGAGCAGCTAGGCATACATCTGATGTCCCAAGACCTGGAATGCACCCCTTTGTCGTTGGTCATAG AGCTCCCAGCTCAGTTACGTCATCAATGCTTCCCCCTTACCCCGGTGCTGTTGCTCGAAATCGTGATCGTGCCCCATCCCTTCAAGCATATTTTCAGCAATCCAATAGCAATCCAGCTGCACGAACTTCTCTTGGACGAAGATCCGGAAATAATAGAGGAGGTCTAGCTCAAGTTGCACCTATCAGCTCTTCATCAGATCAGTCAAGTGGCTTTTACTTCTTTTCATCTGGTTCATCTGGAAGAACATCCTTCCAAGAACCCGAAAGCACCCAGCATCAGGATCGATTTCGTCCTTGGGAGAGGGAACACCAACTTCCCTTCCCTTTGAACCCCACCGACCGTGATTCAATATGGGGGCCGTTCCACCCACCGGCTAGCGGATCTGAAACTGGAATCAGATCCAACGGTTACCGCCAGAGGTATGGATCCGAGAGGATGCCACCAAATCGGTCATAG